One window of Novipirellula aureliae genomic DNA carries:
- a CDS encoding type II secretion system F family protein encodes MPDFAYVAKTATGERREGTIAAQTKRAAMQRLRQQMLYPVSVSDVKPMLGSGAGFELPQRIKKEQIADLCTQLADLLNNGVPMLESLSILADVTIHPRLQAAMRRIHDSVAEGSTLDQAMAAEPAIFSELTLSMVRAGQEGAFLEESLQRTSVFLNKQDEMRAKIIGALTYPLILGFVGTLITSLMMVFLVPKFQPFFDRLEATGSGLPMITILLLAVSHGLMNYGLLLPIPVVVIVFAVKKFIATDSGRLHWDTWKLKIPVMGNIFHDAAVSRACRVLGTLLRNGVPLLKSLKISSESTGNRVLQEVMMKSAENVTTGDTLAKPLAASGLIPPQIMAMIRIAEESNSLDDVLVKIADRIDNKVERQLEVMVRMIEPLMLVLIGGMVMFVIVGVLLPVFDLNATVN; translated from the coding sequence ATGCCCGATTTTGCGTATGTGGCTAAGACCGCGACCGGTGAACGCCGCGAGGGAACGATTGCTGCCCAAACCAAACGGGCTGCGATGCAGCGACTTCGCCAGCAAATGCTCTACCCTGTCTCCGTTTCCGATGTCAAGCCGATGCTTGGATCTGGCGCTGGCTTTGAACTTCCCCAGCGAATCAAGAAAGAGCAGATTGCTGACCTTTGCACTCAGTTGGCTGACCTGCTCAACAACGGTGTGCCGATGCTTGAGTCGCTTTCGATTCTAGCCGATGTCACGATCCATCCTCGCTTGCAAGCGGCAATGCGACGAATCCATGATTCGGTCGCTGAAGGATCGACACTCGATCAAGCGATGGCAGCGGAGCCAGCGATCTTTTCGGAGTTGACGCTCAGCATGGTCCGCGCCGGACAAGAAGGGGCGTTCCTGGAAGAATCGTTGCAACGAACCAGCGTGTTTCTAAACAAACAAGATGAAATGCGGGCTAAGATCATCGGTGCGTTAACGTATCCGCTCATTTTGGGATTCGTCGGTACGCTGATTACATCTTTGATGATGGTCTTCCTCGTGCCCAAGTTTCAACCGTTCTTCGATCGATTGGAAGCGACCGGATCGGGGTTGCCAATGATCACGATATTGTTGTTGGCCGTCAGTCACGGGTTGATGAATTACGGCCTACTGCTGCCGATACCCGTTGTCGTGATCGTATTTGCGGTGAAAAAATTCATTGCTACGGACAGCGGGCGATTGCACTGGGATACATGGAAATTGAAGATTCCAGTGATGGGGAACATCTTTCATGATGCCGCCGTGTCACGAGCATGCCGAGTCCTGGGGACGCTGCTGCGAAACGGGGTGCCCCTATTGAAATCGCTGAAAATTAGCAGCGAATCGACGGGAAACCGAGTGCTGCAGGAAGTGATGATGAAGTCGGCTGAGAACGTAACCACCGGCGACACCCTTGCCAAACCACTCGCGGCCAGCGGTTTGATTCCACCACAAATTATGGCGATGATCCGAATCGCTGAAGAATCCAATTCACTTGACGATGTGTTGGTGAAGATCGCAGACCGCATTGACAATAAAGTCGAACGGCAATTGGAGGTGATGGTCCGCATGATTGAACCATTGATGTTGGTACTGATCGGCGGCATGGTCATGTTTGTGATCGTGGGTGTGCTCTTGCCGGTCTTTGATTTAAATGCAACGGTAAACTAA